A window from Cryptomeria japonica chromosome 1, Sugi_1.0, whole genome shotgun sequence encodes these proteins:
- the LOC131045388 gene encoding linamarin synthase 2-like → MSGLHTVIVPLPAQGSINPLINLAHLLSSRGVFITFVNTEWSHKCMSKATAKDNDVGASTSTFRFLTIPDGLPPDHGRLANLAEYLIAVEKFGRVLEHHLRCCLAEGTAPITCIIAENFMSCTHQVANNLGVPRVIFWTMCAASSIAQCNSNLLLSRGYIPVKVEESKRADKVIACLPGNLPPLLPSDLISFYRATDTSDVYFQWFLRESQYQSKADYVLVNTFDELEPPQTVSALSCNGCPALAVGPVFLPNVLDGIDLKGCGSLLEQDESCLKWLDAQQPSSVIYISFGSIAVKSNEQLEELAVGLEKSEHPFLWVLRMDIAGGMPATLPEGFEERTKDRGVIVKWAPQVKVLSHPSVGGFLTHCGWNSCLESMSLGIPMLGWPYFADQFLDCRFCKEVWKIGIDLEGVDVDENVVIKREEIEKGVRRLMEGREAEELRKRGMELKEAAFKAVGQGGSSFMNLNRFIHDMTQLSKSASVRTA, encoded by the exons ATGAGTGGCCTGCACACAGTGATAGTCCCTTTACCTGCGCAAGGCAGTATCAATCCTCTCATTAATTTGGCTCACTTACTCTCTTCGAGAGGGGTTTTCATCACTTTCGTAAACACGGAATGGAGTCACAAGTGCATGTCCAAAGCAACTGCTAAAGATAATGATGTTGGAGCCTCCACATCCACATTTAGGTTTCTCACCATTCCAGATGGGTTGCCGCCAGACCATGGTCGCCTCGCCAATCTTGCCGAGTACCTAATCGCAGTGGAGAAATTTGGCCGAGTCTTGGAGCATCATTTGCGGTGCTGCTTAGCGGAGGGAACTGCTCCCATCACCTGCATTATAGCAGAAAATTTCATGTCTTGCACTCACCAAGTGGCGAACAATCTTGGAGTGCCCCGAGTCATCTTCTGGACAATGTGCGCTGCCTCTTCTATTGCTCAGTGCAACTCCAACCTTCTCCTCTCTCGTGGATATATTCCTGTCAAAG TGGAGGAATCGAAGAGGGCGGACAAAGTGATCGCTTGCTTGCCGGGTAATCTTCCACCTCTGCTGCCGAGTGATCTGATTTCCTTCTATCGCGCTACCGATACATCGGACGTTTACTTCCAGTGGTTTCTGCGTGAGTCCCAATATCAAAGTAAGGCAGACTATGTGCTGGTGAACACGTTCGATGAGCTCGAACCTCCCCAGACGGTAAGTGCACTGTCCTGTAATGGCTGCCCTGCTTTGGCAGTGGGGCCAGTATTCCTTCCGAATGTTCTAGATGGAATAGATTTGAAAGGATGCGGGAGTCTGCTGGAGCAGGATGAGAGCTGTCTCAAATGGCTCGACGCCCAACAGCCGTCTTCTGTCATATACATTTCCTTCGGCAGCATCGCCGTCAAATCGAACGAGCAGCTGGAGGAATTGGCAGTGGGGTTGGAGAAGAGCGAGCACCCCTTTTTGTGGGTTCTGCGAATGGATATTGCGGGAGGTATGCCTGCAACTCTGCCGGAGGGTTTTGAAGAGAGGACCAAAGATAGGGGAGTGATTGTGAAGTGGGCGCCTCAGGTGAAAGTTCTGTCTCACCCTTCCGTAGGAGGGTTTCTCACCCACTGCGGGTGGAACTCGTGTTTGGAGAGCATGAGCCTGGGAATTCCCATGCTTGGATGGCCCTATTTCGCTGATCAGTTTCTGGATTGCCGCTTCTGCAAGGAGGTGTGGAAGATTGGGATTGACTTGGAGGGCGTGGACGTCGATGAAAATGTAGTGATCAAAAGGGAGGAGATAGAGAAAGGCGTGAGGAGACTGATGGAGGGTAGGGAAGCGGAGGAGCTGAGAAAAAGGGGCATGGAGCTAAAGGAGGCGGCATTTAAAGCTGTTGGGCAGGGAGGttcttcttttatgaatttgaaCAGGTTTATTCATGACATGACACAACTTTCCAAATCGGCTTCTGTTAGAACGGCGTAG